In one Columba livia isolate bColLiv1 breed racing homer chromosome 23, bColLiv1.pat.W.v2, whole genome shotgun sequence genomic region, the following are encoded:
- the LOC135576083 gene encoding receptor activity-modifying protein 1-like isoform X2: MLLGVRLLGCLLLPLLQRGHYLYMDEDGPLEVLEGPARCQDTYQDWISLYCWAPFHAALMATPEGSRCRWDKISSTYSELSSCTQLLAQLLSCPWPCAVLDAFFLQVHAEYFTNCTGTGTPMRSGVPPGMAVAVAVGLSCLVPLAAALTLSRARKGAQTPAGSCLAPACPPACEGPATALLPPSPGN, translated from the exons ATGCTCCTCGGGGTGCGGCTCCTCGGCTGcctgctccttcctctgctccagcGGG GTCACTACTTGTACATGGATgaggacg GACCACTGGAGGTGCTGGAGGGGCCAGCTCGCTGTCAGGACACCTACCAGGACTGGATCTCCCTCTACTGCTGGGCTCCCTTCCACGCCGCCCTCATGGCCACCCCCGAGGGCAGCCGCTGCCGCTGGGACAAGATCAGCAG CACCTACAGCGAACTCTCCAGCTGcacccagctgctggcccagctgctctcctgcccctgGCCCTGCGCTGTCCTCGACGCCTTCTTCCTGCAGGTCCATGCCGAATACTTCACCAACTGCACGGGGACCGGGACCCCCATGCGGAGCGGGGTGCCCCCCGGGATGGCTGTggctgtggctgtggggctCAGCTGCCTCGTGCCCCTTGCAGCTGCACTCACGCTCAGCAGAGCCCGGAAAGGGGCTCAAACCCCAGCGGGCAGCTGCCtggcccctgcctgcccccctgCCTGCGAGGGGCCGGCAAcagccctcctgccccccagccctgggaactaa
- the LOC135576083 gene encoding receptor activity-modifying protein 1-like isoform X1 — translation MLLGVRLLGCLLLPLLQRGRGDTEYGDLEEEGHYLYMDEDGPLEVLEGPARCQDTYQDWISLYCWAPFHAALMATPEGSRCRWDKISSTYSELSSCTQLLAQLLSCPWPCAVLDAFFLQVHAEYFTNCTGTGTPMRSGVPPGMAVAVAVGLSCLVPLAAALTLSRARKGAQTPAGSCLAPACPPACEGPATALLPPSPGN, via the exons ATGCTCCTCGGGGTGCGGCTCCTCGGCTGcctgctccttcctctgctccagcGGG GGCGTGGGGACACTGAGTACGGGGACCTCGAGGAGGAAG GTCACTACTTGTACATGGATgaggacg GACCACTGGAGGTGCTGGAGGGGCCAGCTCGCTGTCAGGACACCTACCAGGACTGGATCTCCCTCTACTGCTGGGCTCCCTTCCACGCCGCCCTCATGGCCACCCCCGAGGGCAGCCGCTGCCGCTGGGACAAGATCAGCAG CACCTACAGCGAACTCTCCAGCTGcacccagctgctggcccagctgctctcctgcccctgGCCCTGCGCTGTCCTCGACGCCTTCTTCCTGCAGGTCCATGCCGAATACTTCACCAACTGCACGGGGACCGGGACCCCCATGCGGAGCGGGGTGCCCCCCGGGATGGCTGTggctgtggctgtggggctCAGCTGCCTCGTGCCCCTTGCAGCTGCACTCACGCTCAGCAGAGCCCGGAAAGGGGCTCAAACCCCAGCGGGCAGCTGCCtggcccctgcctgcccccctgCCTGCGAGGGGCCGGCAAcagccctcctgccccccagccctgggaactaa
- the LOC135576083 gene encoding receptor activity-modifying protein 1-like isoform X3, which translates to MLLGVRLLGCLLLPLLQRGRGDTEYGDLEEEGHYLYMDEDGPLEVLEGPARCQDTYQDWISLYCWAPFHAALMATPEGSRCRWDKISSTYSELSSCTQLLAQLLSCPWPCAVLDAFFLQRLPPPGRRLQRLQQRAGPGGLQPRGPRSARA; encoded by the exons ATGCTCCTCGGGGTGCGGCTCCTCGGCTGcctgctccttcctctgctccagcGGG GGCGTGGGGACACTGAGTACGGGGACCTCGAGGAGGAAG GTCACTACTTGTACATGGATgaggacg GACCACTGGAGGTGCTGGAGGGGCCAGCTCGCTGTCAGGACACCTACCAGGACTGGATCTCCCTCTACTGCTGGGCTCCCTTCCACGCCGCCCTCATGGCCACCCCCGAGGGCAGCCGCTGCCGCTGGGACAAGATCAGCAG CACCTACAGCGAACTCTCCAGCTGcacccagctgctggcccagctgctctcctgcccctgGCCCTGCGCTGTCCTCGACGCCTTCTTCCTGCAG AGGCTCCCACCGCCCGGCCGGAGGCTCCAGCGGCTCCAACAAAGAGCAGGACCAGGGGGGCTCCAACCCCGCGGCCCCCGGAGCGCCAGGGCCTGA